From one Bacteroides fragilis NCTC 9343 genomic stretch:
- a CDS encoding helix-turn-helix domain-containing protein, giving the protein MPESIPQFYKRIQSCDLQSDTTYSKEKPYFNIFSRQCNFGTVQFSYREFYKVTLIIGVGKLYYADKWILVNRPALLFSNPLVPYAWESISEEQKGVFCIFNERFVQSEEKNGSLANTPLFKVTGDKVFFLDDTQVAKVLDIYTQMQEENQSDYVNKFDVLRCYLHLLIHTALKMQDSNRYESHLNASQRITELFIELLDRQFPIDYPHAVLNLRTPADYANRLSVHVNHLNKVIKDTTGKTTSEMIAERIIKECTQYLLHSNLSISEIAYSLGFETVSYFSKFYRKHTGKSPSEVRERTII; this is encoded by the coding sequence ATGCCTGAAAGCATTCCGCAATTCTATAAAAGAATACAAAGTTGTGACCTTCAATCGGATACAACCTATTCTAAGGAGAAACCTTATTTTAATATTTTCTCCCGTCAATGTAATTTTGGAACAGTACAATTCAGTTACAGGGAATTTTATAAGGTTACATTGATTATAGGTGTAGGAAAGTTATATTATGCAGACAAATGGATTTTGGTAAATCGTCCTGCATTATTATTTTCCAATCCTTTAGTTCCCTATGCTTGGGAATCAATCAGCGAAGAACAGAAAGGTGTGTTCTGCATTTTTAATGAACGATTTGTGCAGTCGGAAGAAAAAAACGGCTCATTAGCTAATACTCCGTTATTCAAAGTAACAGGAGATAAAGTTTTCTTTTTGGATGATACGCAAGTTGCTAAAGTGTTGGATATATACACGCAAATGCAGGAAGAAAATCAATCAGACTATGTAAATAAGTTTGATGTCTTAAGATGCTATCTTCATTTGTTGATACATACAGCCTTAAAAATGCAGGATTCCAATCGGTATGAGTCACATCTAAATGCTTCGCAACGTATTACAGAATTATTCATTGAATTGTTAGATAGGCAATTTCCCATTGATTATCCGCATGCGGTATTAAATTTACGTACTCCTGCTGATTATGCAAACCGCTTGTCTGTACACGTTAACCATTTAAATAAGGTGATTAAAGATACGACAGGAAAAACGACCTCTGAAATGATAGCGGAAAGAATAATCAAAGAGTGTACGCAATACTTATTACACAGTAATCTTTCTATTTCAGAAATAGCGTATAGTCTGGGATTTGAAACAGTTTCTTATTTCAGTAAATTCTATCGTAAGCATACAGGCAAATCACCAAGCGAAGTCAGGGAACGAACAATTATTTGA
- a CDS encoding cupin domain-containing protein, with protein sequence MNKIAIFILLIVLNCCTNMEKKNVARTNLFSVRLKEKQGLSKVEIKRVVIPQSGKAEYHLHPCPVVGHVVSGTLLFQIEGESPQLLTTGEAFYEPKNKPILHFDNVSDSESLVFIAYYLIEECEDLIVLLPKK encoded by the coding sequence ATGAATAAGATAGCGATATTCATTTTATTAATCGTTTTAAATTGTTGCACAAATATGGAAAAGAAAAACGTAGCAAGAACCAATCTTTTTTCTGTCCGATTGAAGGAAAAACAAGGTTTGTCGAAAGTTGAAATTAAGAGAGTTGTTATTCCACAAAGCGGAAAGGCGGAGTATCATTTGCACCCTTGCCCAGTTGTAGGTCATGTTGTTTCGGGAACTTTATTATTTCAGATTGAAGGGGAAAGTCCTCAATTGCTAACAACAGGAGAAGCATTCTATGAGCCTAAGAATAAGCCGATATTGCATTTTGATAATGTATCAGATTCCGAGTCTTTAGTGTTCATAGCATACTATTTAATAGAAGAGTGTGAGGATTTAATAGTGTTATTGCCTAAAAAGTAA
- a CDS encoding Crp/Fnr family transcriptional regulator has product MILEDLIIKEIGLSFNSYGRLMDVCDEVVLKKKEFLLHQGQVCSFIGFVETGVLRSYIEKEGDDYISDFYFEGSFTTSYRSFLTREISVGSIQALEDSVIYRLSKSDYDQLLQESNEWYKLGKYIADTLFIKKCRKETSLLMDNALGRYKLLLQTYPNIEQDVSQYHIASYLGIKPESLNRLKSLNIGQ; this is encoded by the coding sequence ATGATATTAGAAGACTTAATAATCAAGGAAATAGGTCTATCATTCAATTCATATGGAAGATTGATGGATGTATGCGATGAAGTTGTTTTGAAGAAGAAAGAATTTTTATTGCATCAGGGACAAGTATGTTCATTTATTGGTTTTGTAGAAACGGGAGTTTTACGTTCTTATATAGAGAAGGAAGGAGATGATTATATCAGTGACTTTTATTTTGAAGGTTCATTTACCACATCATATAGAAGTTTTTTGACGAGAGAAATAAGTGTAGGAAGTATACAAGCGTTAGAAGATTCGGTTATATATCGTTTGTCTAAATCCGACTATGACCAATTACTACAAGAGTCAAATGAGTGGTATAAATTAGGAAAGTATATAGCAGATACTCTCTTTATAAAAAAATGTAGAAAAGAAACATCATTACTTATGGATAATGCTTTAGGCAGATATAAATTGCTATTACAGACTTATCCTAATATAGAACAAGATGTGTCGCAATATCATATTGCATCTTATCTCGGAATAAAACCTGAATCTTTAAACCGCCTTAAATCTCTTAACATAGGTCAATGA
- a CDS encoding SLATT domain-containing protein has translation MFRYIIETLPDSSSFKKYYNKTRRAKNIRNKKKYIPEYLKDNNFEVELNYKLWVTKGARFKASERCEELDARYNRIVGWVSSYLIIFSVLNLCKIPFFTLPDNCSTFISISLSILILVFSQFAYAKNYSVHAKNYHECALEIAKLYNELRSLKVKSEHSMQEVLKIKGEYEKILDRYNNHLPIDLIMFKLEKREYFNISLYSSFFNHIRYFILVRSAYYFCVFILPILYCSICIINLGTFLK, from the coding sequence ATGTTCCGCTATATTATTGAAACATTACCAGATTCAAGTTCTTTCAAAAAGTATTATAATAAGACAAGAAGAGCCAAGAATATACGTAATAAGAAAAAGTACATTCCAGAATACTTAAAAGATAATAATTTTGAGGTTGAATTAAATTACAAACTATGGGTTACGAAAGGAGCTAGATTTAAGGCAAGTGAACGATGCGAAGAATTAGATGCTAGATATAATCGTATTGTAGGATGGGTATCCTCATATTTAATTATTTTTAGTGTTTTAAATCTATGCAAAATACCATTTTTTACTCTTCCTGATAATTGCAGTACATTTATATCCATCTCACTTTCCATATTAATTTTAGTTTTTAGCCAATTTGCTTATGCAAAAAATTACTCTGTTCATGCTAAAAATTATCACGAATGCGCTTTGGAAATAGCAAAATTATATAATGAACTACGGTCATTAAAAGTAAAATCAGAACATAGTATGCAGGAAGTTCTTAAAATAAAGGGTGAATATGAAAAGATACTCGATAGATACAATAATCATTTGCCTATTGATTTAATAATGTTCAAGTTGGAGAAAAGAGAATATTTTAATATAAGCTTATATTCTAGTTTTTTTAATCATATAAGATACTTTATATTAGTTCGTTCTGCTTACTATTTTTGTGTATTCATTCTTCCCATTTTGTATTGCTCCATTTGTATAATCAATCTAGGAACATTCCTAAAATAA
- a CDS encoding ATP-binding protein: MLYTENLQSLIDSGKGYNVEFKVRVPSKVRELTEEICAFANADGGYLLIGVDDNGQVVDTNLENDKRSAIQGSISEISPALHCELYSVNVGNKTVWVIDVPSGKDKPYIFSGSIYVREGANSQKLRTAEEMRSFFQECNKIFFDHIPCHWFNIYTDADEQMIKGFRTEAKLSPSTPDKQIFENLELFIENGTAKNGAAMFFGKQPERKFPHAVTRCVLFKGTNKVYIIDDKTFGGSLYQQYLQAMSWLESKLQVAYKIEGAGPREEIWEIPLTVFKEAIINALSHRDYYEQGASIMIEMFDDRVEISNPGGLLPVVAKDFGHKSMTRNPLIFGLFTRMHLVERVASGIPRMQEAMREANLPEPEFHTEGMFTVVFKRKNTNSANRDIVNGIINGIVNENEQTILNLLKAKPGLNASEVAESLSKSWRTTMRYLKSLNDKGLVEFRGAPKTGGYYLTRNI, encoded by the coding sequence ATGCTTTACACAGAAAACCTACAGTCACTCATTGATAGCGGAAAAGGCTATAATGTAGAATTTAAAGTTCGTGTTCCTTCAAAAGTTCGTGAACTGACAGAGGAAATATGTGCTTTCGCCAATGCAGACGGAGGATATTTGCTTATTGGAGTAGATGATAACGGGCAAGTAGTAGATACTAATTTAGAAAACGATAAACGTTCTGCCATTCAAGGTTCTATCAGCGAAATATCTCCTGCACTCCACTGTGAATTGTATTCCGTAAATGTTGGGAATAAAACTGTTTGGGTAATTGATGTTCCGTCCGGCAAGGATAAACCTTATATATTTTCCGGTTCTATCTATGTGCGTGAAGGGGCAAACTCACAGAAACTTCGCACAGCCGAAGAAATGCGTAGCTTCTTTCAGGAATGTAACAAAATCTTTTTCGACCATATACCCTGTCATTGGTTCAATATCTACACGGATGCAGACGAACAAATGATTAAAGGCTTTCGAACAGAAGCCAAACTAAGTCCGTCCACACCCGACAAACAAATATTTGAGAACTTGGAACTGTTTATTGAAAATGGAACGGCAAAGAACGGAGCAGCGATGTTCTTCGGAAAACAACCTGAAAGAAAATTTCCACACGCTGTTACAAGATGTGTTCTTTTCAAGGGAACGAATAAAGTCTATATTATAGATGATAAAACTTTCGGAGGTTCATTGTACCAACAGTATTTACAGGCAATGTCTTGGCTGGAAAGCAAACTGCAAGTAGCTTATAAAATAGAGGGAGCAGGACCAAGAGAGGAAATTTGGGAAATACCTCTGACCGTATTTAAAGAAGCCATTATAAACGCCCTGTCGCACCGTGATTACTACGAACAAGGCGCAAGCATTATGATAGAAATGTTTGATGACCGGGTAGAAATTTCCAATCCCGGAGGACTTCTGCCTGTTGTGGCTAAAGATTTCGGGCATAAAAGCATGACACGTAATCCGCTAATATTCGGATTATTTACCCGTATGCACTTGGTAGAAAGAGTTGCATCCGGTATTCCTCGTATGCAGGAAGCCATGAGGGAAGCAAATCTGCCCGAACCGGAATTTCATACGGAAGGGATGTTTACGGTAGTGTTCAAACGGAAAAACACTAACTCTGCCAACCGTGACATAGTAAATGGCATAATAAATGGCATAGTAAATGAGAATGAGCAAACGATTTTAAACCTGCTTAAAGCTAAACCGGGATTAAATGCTTCGGAAGTAGCTGAAAGTCTCTCTAAAAGTTGGAGAACAACTATGCGCTACCTTAAATCTCTAAATGATAAAGGTTTGGTTGAATTCAGAGGTGCCCCAAAAACCGGAGGATATTATTTAACAAGAAACATATAA
- a CDS encoding RNA-directed DNA polymerase: MIDNKLFTFQQIYEAYRKLKSYIYYDNTSLFIRKEFSSFESSILAGENFEDNFKKKMKSLYDILNSDNYQTDLDKLVSKIGYKLVPKSIKKKESTIVTNIPHTGKIEVESYNILIDAPIEIHIISVLWLIVAGKELCKYVNENNYAYKLLLLDESYLPMTDIKIETNKENYVVTGLQLYEPYFIGYQNWRDNALNSATKLLDDNKDATILSLDIQRYFYSVRIDLDSIKNRCSHSNKQIEKCFHLLQIINKTYTSKINKLLDIPLTNDELNAGYTILPIGLLSSGLLGNLYLEDFDKTIKEELNPAYYGRYVDDILFVFSDRKVKLEVNNPIHDFIDRYFIKKNILETILDENNITYLLPVGSHKLKIQSEKVILEHFNHKESRAAINIFKKNLDKNRSEFRFLPYEENIDNEFDNEAFSMHYSDSINKLRSIKEFKEDKYGASKFLAHKIFLSKISPNEKDYNRKYFFQSSKQILTFFKGSTALSLYTLWEKVATYFVINNESKCLIIFYNQVLNTINNIKTVNGENKIKEDLKEFLFISIAMPISMRMNIKIDNNNDDVVIHKLADDIRKTNMFRQNLLGISCINYTDYIDHITNDLFHINIKNIKDLKIQINIAKFISPRFVHYHEFNILNIYQVFSSINKESDIRLFDKIQDIAFNQYKEFNYDWRFLYSNTDPIYPKDFFTLTQSENSNCKNINILEDNEVECNKKIGLANIEVSENDILSAIKMIPNISKERRKRIFEIMNYSHKKHVDLVVLPEVSVPFEWIDFFAEQSKNNNIAFIIGLEHVVSSYNFAYNFTATILPIKQKEFTTCLVRIRLKNYYSHSEKELLKGYRLINPSEIKPELKLYDLFHWRKSYFSVYNCFELANISDRALFKSKLDFIVATEYNKDINYFSDIAGSWVRDLHCFFVQANSSQYGDSRIVQPAKSDFKNMISVKGGKHPVVLIDELQIDKLRDFQNKEYNLQKELIDKEKTHLKPTPPDFNKDNVLKRIKDEPI, from the coding sequence ATGATAGATAATAAACTATTTACATTTCAACAAATATACGAAGCTTATCGTAAATTGAAAAGCTATATTTATTATGATAATACATCTTTATTTATTAGAAAAGAATTCTCCAGTTTCGAATCTTCAATATTAGCAGGTGAGAATTTTGAAGATAATTTTAAAAAGAAGATGAAAAGTTTGTATGACATCTTGAATTCTGATAATTATCAAACTGATTTAGATAAACTTGTAAGCAAAATAGGTTATAAACTTGTACCTAAATCTATAAAGAAAAAAGAAAGCACAATAGTCACCAATATACCTCATACAGGGAAAATAGAGGTAGAAAGTTATAATATATTAATAGATGCACCTATTGAAATACATATAATATCAGTATTGTGGTTAATAGTAGCAGGAAAAGAACTTTGCAAATATGTAAATGAAAACAATTATGCTTATAAGTTATTGCTATTAGATGAATCTTATCTACCAATGACAGATATTAAGATTGAGACCAATAAGGAGAACTATGTTGTTACTGGCTTGCAACTCTATGAACCTTATTTTATTGGCTATCAAAATTGGAGAGATAATGCATTAAATTCAGCCACAAAACTCTTAGATGATAACAAAGATGCCACCATTCTAAGCCTTGATATACAAAGATATTTCTACTCAGTCAGAATAGACTTGGATTCAATTAAAAACAGATGTTCACATTCCAATAAACAAATTGAGAAATGCTTTCATCTGCTTCAAATTATAAACAAAACTTATACATCAAAAATAAACAAGTTATTAGACATCCCACTAACAAATGATGAATTGAATGCTGGATATACAATTTTACCTATAGGCCTTCTATCCTCTGGACTATTAGGAAATTTATATTTAGAAGATTTTGACAAAACGATAAAAGAAGAATTAAATCCCGCTTATTATGGAAGATATGTAGATGATATTCTTTTTGTATTTAGTGATCGAAAGGTCAAATTAGAGGTGAACAATCCTATTCATGATTTTATTGATCGATATTTTATTAAAAAAAATATATTGGAAACAATACTAGATGAAAACAATATTACCTATCTCTTACCAGTTGGTTCTCATAAGTTAAAAATTCAATCTGAAAAAGTAATATTAGAGCATTTTAATCATAAAGAATCTAGAGCAGCAATTAATATATTTAAAAAAAATCTAGATAAAAATCGGAGTGAATTTCGTTTTCTTCCATATGAGGAAAACATTGATAATGAATTTGATAACGAAGCATTTTCAATGCATTATTCAGACTCTATTAATAAACTTAGAAGTATTAAAGAGTTCAAAGAAGATAAATATGGAGCCTCCAAATTTTTAGCTCATAAAATATTTCTTTCAAAAATATCTCCTAATGAAAAAGATTACAATAGAAAATATTTTTTTCAATCTTCGAAACAGATACTGACTTTCTTTAAAGGTTCTACTGCTCTATCTCTATATACTTTATGGGAAAAAGTAGCGACATATTTTGTTATAAACAACGAATCCAAATGTCTAATTATTTTCTACAATCAAGTACTAAACACAATAAATAATATTAAGACAGTCAATGGTGAAAACAAAATAAAAGAGGATTTAAAAGAATTTTTATTTATCTCTATTGCAATGCCTATTTCTATGCGAATGAATATCAAAATAGATAATAACAATGACGATGTGGTAATACATAAGCTAGCAGATGATATTAGAAAAACAAATATGTTTAGACAGAATTTATTAGGAATAAGTTGTATTAATTATACTGATTATATAGATCATATTACAAATGACTTATTTCATATAAATATCAAAAATATAAAGGACTTAAAAATTCAAATCAATATAGCAAAATTTATATCCCCACGTTTCGTGCACTACCACGAATTCAACATACTTAACATCTATCAAGTATTTTCCAGTATAAATAAAGAGTCCGACATTCGATTATTTGACAAAATACAGGATATCGCTTTTAATCAGTACAAAGAATTCAATTACGATTGGAGATTTTTATATAGTAATACAGATCCAATATATCCTAAAGATTTTTTCACTTTAACACAATCAGAAAACAGTAATTGCAAAAATATAAATATATTAGAAGACAACGAAGTTGAATGCAACAAAAAAATAGGCCTTGCAAATATTGAAGTTTCAGAAAATGATATTTTATCTGCTATAAAAATGATTCCAAATATCTCAAAAGAGAGAAGAAAAAGGATTTTTGAAATAATGAATTATTCACACAAGAAACACGTAGACTTAGTAGTATTACCTGAAGTTTCTGTACCTTTTGAATGGATTGACTTTTTTGCAGAACAAAGCAAGAATAACAATATTGCATTTATTATTGGCTTAGAACATGTTGTTAGCTCATATAACTTTGCATATAATTTTACAGCAACAATTCTTCCAATAAAACAAAAAGAATTTACAACATGTTTAGTTAGAATTCGTCTTAAAAACTATTATTCACACTCTGAAAAAGAACTCCTAAAGGGATATAGACTTATAAACCCCTCAGAAATTAAACCAGAATTAAAACTATACGATTTATTTCACTGGAGAAAATCGTACTTTTCTGTATATAATTGCTTTGAACTCGCCAATATCTCAGATCGTGCATTATTTAAATCTAAATTAGATTTCATTGTTGCAACAGAGTACAATAAAGATATTAACTATTTCTCAGATATTGCAGGTTCATGGGTTAGAGATTTACATTGCTTCTTCGTACAAGCAAACTCCTCACAATATGGAGATTCAAGAATCGTTCAACCAGCAAAAAGTGACTTTAAAAATATGATATCTGTAAAAGGAGGTAAGCACCCCGTTGTCTTGATAGATGAATTACAGATCGATAAACTAAGAGATTTCCAAAACAAAGAATACAATTTGCAAAAAGAATTAATAGATAAAGAAAAAACACATTTAAAGCCAACACCTCCTGACTTTAATAAAGACAATGTTTTAAAAAGAATAAAAGATGAGCCTATATAG
- a CDS encoding HAD family hydrolase produces MIRLVAFDLDGTIGDTIPLCLAAFREATTPYVDHELSDDEIARTFGLNEEGMINQVVYGDSREKALNDFYVIYEEMHAILCPKPFEGMKTLIGQLHERNVIVVLITGKGIRSCDITLKQFGMDGCFDRIETGSSEKNRKSEAMKDILLYYGFKSNEMIYVGDAVSDIEACYFVKIQCLSAAWAASTDCEQLEKYNSGYVFSSVRLLRDFLLC; encoded by the coding sequence ATGATCCGGCTGGTAGCTTTTGATCTGGATGGTACGATAGGAGATACTATTCCGCTATGTTTAGCAGCATTCAGAGAGGCGACTACTCCTTATGTAGATCATGAACTATCAGATGACGAGATAGCGCGGACCTTCGGATTAAATGAAGAAGGTATGATCAATCAAGTGGTTTACGGTGATAGTCGGGAGAAGGCATTAAATGATTTCTATGTAATTTATGAAGAAATGCATGCCATTTTATGTCCCAAGCCATTTGAAGGGATGAAAACATTGATCGGGCAATTACATGAAAGAAATGTAATAGTAGTTCTTATTACGGGGAAAGGTATAAGAAGTTGTGATATTACATTGAAACAATTTGGTATGGATGGGTGTTTTGACCGAATAGAAACCGGCTCTTCTGAAAAGAACAGAAAATCAGAAGCAATGAAGGACATATTATTATATTATGGCTTTAAGTCGAATGAAATGATATATGTAGGAGATGCGGTTTCTGATATCGAGGCATGCTATTTCGTAAAGATACAGTGTTTGTCAGCGGCATGGGCTGCATCGACAGACTGTGAGCAGTTAGAAAAATATAATTCCGGTTATGTCTTTAGTTCAGTTCGGTTATTACGGGATTTTCTACTTTGTTGA
- a CDS encoding sugar O-acetyltransferase, with product MKTEMEKCLAGEWYDCHAPVFLELKGKTHRLLMRYNSLSYEQKEEKYAILKEMFGSIGTEVSVGHSFLCDYGCNIHIGDNVTVNMGCVFVDCNKITVGNNVLIAPNVQIYTATHPIDLNERLTPVEAPEGVRYVRHTFALPVTVEDGCWIGGGVIILPGVTIGKGSVIGAGSVVTTNVPANSLAVGNPCRVIRQINKSENYDPAGSF from the coding sequence ATGAAAACAGAGATGGAGAAATGCTTGGCCGGTGAATGGTATGATTGCCATGCTCCGGTTTTTCTAGAACTAAAAGGAAAAACTCACCGTTTGTTGATGAGATACAATTCACTGTCTTATGAACAAAAAGAAGAAAAATATGCGATTCTGAAAGAAATGTTCGGTAGTATCGGAACAGAGGTTTCCGTAGGACATTCTTTTCTCTGCGATTATGGATGTAATATTCATATTGGTGATAATGTTACGGTAAATATGGGCTGTGTGTTTGTCGATTGCAATAAGATTACAGTTGGTAATAATGTACTGATTGCTCCTAATGTCCAGATTTATACGGCAACGCATCCCATTGATTTGAATGAACGGTTAACACCTGTTGAGGCACCGGAGGGAGTTCGATATGTCCGTCATACATTTGCCCTTCCGGTCACTGTTGAAGATGGTTGCTGGATCGGTGGTGGAGTTATTATATTGCCCGGGGTTACTATTGGTAAGGGAAGTGTTATTGGTGCCGGAAGTGTTGTTACCACAAATGTTCCTGCAAACAGTCTGGCTGTTGGAAACCCATGTAGGGTGATTCGTCAAATCAATAAATCTGAAAATTATGATCCGGCTGGTAGCTTTTGA
- a CDS encoding nitroreductase family protein codes for MNFLELTKKRFSVRNYKSDRVEQDKIDYIIECARLAPSAVNYQPWHFMVVVSEEQKQNLRQCYNREWFARAPVYIVVCADKSIAWVRKSDNKNHADIDAAIATEHICLAAAEIGLGSCWVCNFDPELFKANFRLSSERYPVAIVSLGYIQEQPDHFTTRKDKDEIVTFL; via the coding sequence ATGAACTTTTTAGAACTTACAAAAAAACGTTTCTCGGTGAGAAATTATAAGTCAGACAGGGTCGAACAGGATAAAATCGACTATATCATTGAATGTGCCCGTTTAGCTCCTTCTGCAGTTAATTATCAGCCTTGGCATTTCATGGTGGTGGTCAGTGAAGAACAAAAACAGAATTTACGGCAATGTTATAATAGAGAATGGTTCGCACGGGCACCGGTATACATTGTTGTTTGTGCCGATAAATCGATAGCATGGGTACGTAAATCCGATAACAAAAATCATGCGGATATCGATGCTGCTATTGCTACAGAGCATATCTGTTTAGCCGCAGCCGAAATAGGGCTGGGAAGTTGTTGGGTGTGCAACTTTGATCCGGAATTGTTTAAAGCTAATTTCAGGCTGTCGTCCGAAAGATATCCGGTAGCTATTGTATCATTGGGATATATCCAAGAGCAACCTGATCATTTTACTACCCGAAAGGACAAGGATGAAATTGTTACTTTCTTATAA
- a CDS encoding AraC family transcriptional regulator yields the protein MKRENLHQPFEISFSEFDESMLKEHDHTFFELVYILSGTGIQWINNNKFSYHGGHLFMITPGDSHSFEIHSTTKFIDIKFNDIYIHSAVFGTENIKRLEFILQHANHQPGCILRNRTDKLLVKPMIEAIIREYVNRNLYSKEIITQLINTIIIVVARNIAMFLPEQVNECSEEKSLGILQYIQTYIYQSEKIKTKAISQHFGISENYLGRYFKKHTNETMQQYILNYKLKLVENRLLHSEMRISEIVAELGFTDESHLNKLFKKYRGCSPTNFRKNNAV from the coding sequence ATGAAAAGAGAAAACTTACATCAACCGTTTGAGATTAGTTTCAGTGAGTTTGACGAGTCAATGCTAAAAGAACACGACCATACTTTTTTTGAGTTGGTCTACATCTTATCGGGTACAGGTATCCAATGGATTAACAATAATAAATTTTCTTATCACGGCGGACACCTATTTATGATAACTCCCGGAGACTCACATTCATTTGAAATACATTCCACTACTAAGTTTATCGATATTAAGTTCAATGATATCTACATTCATTCCGCTGTTTTCGGTACAGAAAACATAAAACGATTAGAATTTATCTTACAGCATGCCAACCACCAACCTGGCTGTATTTTACGAAATCGAACAGACAAACTACTCGTAAAACCTATGATTGAAGCCATCATCAGGGAATACGTCAATAGAAACTTATATAGCAAAGAAATCATAACGCAACTGATAAACACCATAATAATAGTCGTTGCACGCAATATCGCCATGTTTCTGCCTGAACAAGTCAATGAATGCTCCGAAGAGAAATCACTCGGTATACTGCAATATATCCAGACCTACATTTATCAATCCGAGAAAATCAAAACGAAAGCTATCAGTCAACATTTCGGCATTTCAGAGAATTATTTGGGACGTTACTTTAAAAAACACACAAACGAAACAATGCAACAGTACATACTGAATTATAAACTGAAACTGGTAGAAAACAGATTATTGCATAGTGAAATGAGAATCAGTGAGATTGTAGCAGAATTAGGCTTCACCGATGAAAGCCATTTAAATAAACTATTTAAAAAATACAGAGGTTGCAGCCCCACAAATTTCAGAAAGAATAATGCAGTATAG